One genomic segment of Oncorhynchus mykiss isolate Arlee chromosome 10, USDA_OmykA_1.1, whole genome shotgun sequence includes these proteins:
- the LOC110533512 gene encoding brain-specific homeobox protein homolog, with protein sequence MNLNYTSPMPQMPAQRSTSFFIEDILLHKPKPLREVFHSPFSSSLASRMPLLEYGYPLMPTPILAHHPHHPLQKLDHHQYFFTSGMQMPALFQHHPELPGKHCRRRKARTVFSDSQLSGLEKRFEIQRYLSTPERVELATALSLSETQVKTWFQNRRMKHKKQLRKTQDDQKNPNDLDRSMDNASESELNEKNTDDVNSGIEPNSYILENEDDVDIEDDICSPEPSL encoded by the exons ATGAATCTGAACTATACATCCCCCATGCCTCAGATGCCAGCCCAGAGGTCAACGTCGTTCTTCATCGAAGATATTTTATTACACAAACCCAAGCCTCTGAGAGAGGTCTTCCACTCGCCGTTCTCAAGCTCTCTGGCGTCCCGAATGCCTCTCCTAGAATATGGATACCCACTGATGCCCACTCCGATACTAGCGCATCACCCGCACCATCCTCTACAAAAACTGGACCATCACCAGTATTTCTTTACGTCTG GGATGCAAATGCCGGCTTTATTTCAGCATCATCCAGAGTTACCCGGCAAGCATTGCAGACGCAGGAAGGCGAGAACGGTTTTCTCGGATTCTCAACTATCTGGTCTTGAAAAGAGATTTGAGATACAACGGTACCTATCCACGCCAGAACGAGTGGAGTTGGCAACAGCGTTAAGTCTCTCGGAAACCCAG GTGAAAACATGGTTTCAAAACAGAAGGATGAAGCATAAAAAGCAACTGAGGAAAACACAAGATGACCAGAAAAATCCGAATGATTTAGATAGATCCATGGATAACGCAAGTGAGAGTGAACTCAACGAAAAAAATACAGATGATGTTAACAGTGGAATCGAGCCGAACTCGTACATTTTGGAAAATGAGGACGATGTTGATATCGAGGATGACATTTGCTCGCCAGAACCTTCACTATAG